The following proteins come from a genomic window of Flavobacteriales bacterium:
- a CDS encoding heavy-metal-associated domain-containing protein: protein MPILDLNVDNLKCGGCASTVRKRLNELPGVVSTSVDVDNGTVTVAHDGTTERSTITLLLHKLGYPLSGTGGITEKAKSYVSCAIGRIHGE from the coding sequence ATGCCCATCCTCGACCTGAATGTGGACAACCTGAAATGCGGCGGCTGCGCCAGCACCGTGCGCAAGCGCTTGAATGAGCTGCCCGGAGTGGTCTCCACCTCGGTGGATGTGGACAACGGCACAGTGACCGTTGCGCACGACGGCACCACGGAGCGCAGCACCATCACCTTGCTGCTGCATAAGCTGGGCTATCCGCTCAGCGGCACCGGCGGCATCACCGAGAAAGCAAAATCATACGTGAGCTGCGCCATCGGCCGCATCCACGGCGAATAG